A stretch of DNA from Pogoniulus pusillus isolate bPogPus1 chromosome 8, bPogPus1.pri, whole genome shotgun sequence:
GAAAATTCATACTTGGTAAATCTGAAAAGAAATTGCCTGCAGCTCTTTTTTCATTTTAGAAGGCTCATTTTCTCAAACCTACTTACAAGTTCAGAGCAAACTCATTAATCACAGAAGAGCCTGATGTGCAAAGAAGCGTAAAAGGCAGTTGTTGAGGTTATTCTTAATCAAAAGTAGAGGTCGAATGAAAGTGACCTTCACTGCAGATTAAGGTTGCGTGACAAAAGCAAATTGGAAGTCACACTTTTATTAGGTTTTGAAGTGGTATCTGCCAGTTGGATAAGTGTGTAATTTGAGAGAAATCCATAAAGCATTTCACATTAATTAGATCACAGAAACCTTGGGTGTCTAATGAAGGTGACTACTTGGAGCTtctggctgtggcagtgctaCCAAGAATGCTGCAGACATTGAGCCATCATCGTGAGCACTGGTGCATACTGTACTGTCAGTACTGGACAGTAGCTTTGTCACTCTTGCAGTGCATGCAGTAGTAGCTCAGGAAATAAATACTGTAGCTTTAGTATATGAGTGCACAATTGTTCACAGTTAACATTGTAATGAGCACAGTCTGTGTGACAAAGGTTGTTCACTGGATAGGTAATTTCCTGGGCTAAGCTGGGTCTGTTTGTCCAGTGTTTAGGTAATTTCCTAAGTTGGGACTCAGTCTCTTTCCTTGAACTGTCTAAAGTAACTTCAGGCCTTTATACCTGAAAAATaaagggggggtggggcgggggggtggggaaggaggaTTCTAGAAGTATTATTAAGCAAGTAGTGCATTAGAAAAAGTGTAAACTACTGGAGGATGAATCGAGGACTCATTTGTCCATGAGAGATCCAGTCAGACGTTTTTAAACAGCTTTTAAGGGAGACAGAATTGTACAAGTCTGTAGAAATACACTTGGATCACTTCTGAGATTCAGCTGACATTAAGGTTACAGGATCAACTTGTCTGCTTTTTGGTGCTCAGATGTGTCTGTGTATTTATCTTAACGTTGCAGCAGAAGTAATGGGTTTCTGCTCTTAGTGAAAGGGAATCCAACAAATGCCTGAACTCTCCATGTGTAGCTGTGAGTCTTTTCTGAGGAGTTCTTTTGGTTTATGTCATCATTTAAAATTCTGGTTCAGTGGAAATGCAGAGACTGGTGGAAGAGTGTAAGGTTGTCCCCAGGGCTGGCGAGTGGAGGATCTGGCTAAGGAAAGAAGCATAATTGTTGTTTAAAATGTTACCTATGTAAGGGCTAAGTTTCTCATGTATACCTATCTGCATAAACTTCAGCTGTGGAGACAGCTATAGGTTAGAAATACTGAGAATATGATTTCTTATAGATTTCATGTCTAAATTGGTGGGTTAGAGGTTTGATGAGTGCCCTTCAGAGTCTGTTGTAAATTAGATGTAGGAAAGAAGGCAACTGATGAAATATTAAGTTGGAAGCTTAATAAAATGATGACTGAATCAAATTTTAAAGTGGCAGGTATTGTCTTGAGTGGTTGATACAGAAGCTGTGCTTGTATAAGCTTCATAGAGAGGATTTTTGAGGCAGTAGTAGAGGAAAATTCCCAAATTAAATTTGGCATATATTAAAAGCATTCAATTACATTGCTACCTGAGAGCCATTAGCAGCAGCGTGGACTGCATGTGTCGTTTTCCAGCACTCTGTCTCCTTGTAGCTGCTTTTTGCAACATAATGGCAGTGAAATGTGTGGGCACTGTTATTCCAAGGATAAAGATAATTGTGAAAGCTACAGTTCACAATTTTTCTTCCTCCCATTTTTCGGGCAATTTAATGTAGGTTAACCCATAAACTACTCAGAAAATACAATCTCATCCTTGTATTCCCCATATATTTTGAGTTTTGCCCTCCACTTGCAATATTATGCATGCTGACCCTTCTGTGAACTTGTACAAGCATTTGTTAGGTGCTGCTTCATCAGACATGTAAGGAGAAAGCTTCTTGATTCTCCATTCGTTTCTTCTGTCATAGCCAAGTCTTTGACAGGCCTGTTTCTAAATAGGGTTCCTTGTCTTTTTTGACACCTTTATACATTACAGTCATCTGTGAAGTGGAAAGTTCATTTCTCTTTGTCATTACCAGTTTTGGCTCTGGGCACTGTTAAATATACTGAACTCAGAGATAATAACTGGGCATCGTTTTGCTCTTTAGAAGTTTTGGGTTTGATGATTGATGCTTTACCAGCTGAGGCAACTCTCCACTCTCACTTTCCCAAGGCACAGCAAGAAATGCTGAAACTGCAAACCAAAGAATCTAGCATTAAAGAAAGGAAGTTGAATAATGTTAAAATAGATGTCTTGAGATTTCTCTCTGTTCTGTTGCAAAAGTGGATCCAAACTCTGAACTTAAAGATGTAAGGAAGGTAATGAAAACCCTGGTAGATAATTTAGAGGCAAGTAGCGCTGTTGCTCTGTTTTGTATGTCCAGCAGGCCTACACTGAGGGAGCAAAAGATACATTTCTAACAGAACTCTGAAGTAAGGTTTTCTGGGAAACAGGTAGTTGCCCTTTTAAAAAAACCTATACTTTTACTGTCTGTGCAGACATTAATGTAATGCTTTTCCTTCGTATGATGATGCATGATTTCATTTCTCTTGACATCTGGCATTTCACTTGGGACTGTGCCTCAGTTTTCTGCAAACCCTGAATGAGTATAATTATTCTTTAAATCAGCAGCCAGTTGTTTGCAGTGTTGTAGAACACTCACAACTAAATGTTTGTCTTCATGGTAGGAACCAAGTTGAACTTCCAGCTATGACTAAAGGCAATttgaaacaacaacagcaacaaaaaggcAAAAACCAACTACCCCACAATCCAAACACAAAAATCCCCTAACCAAACCCTTTTGCTAGGCAAGctgagagaagcctgagagcaATTGCACTTGAGTGGAAGCCTGAGAAAAGCTTCATTTTATGAAGTCTTTTTTCTTAATCACAGTTCTGTCAAAGTTACTATAGTGAGAATCATGACAGAATTCAGGGCAGTTTAGAGGAAATTAATTTCCTTGTCACTAGTTTTGTTTCTAGTGATCAATGAATTTGTCTCACAATCTGAAGGATCTGAAGAATGTAGTACATGAAGATGTGATACGATCCCCTGAATGTGTGTTTACAGTATCTGTGATACCAGTTTAAGTGGCCATCTCCTCCCGACATCAGGTTCCTGGGAATGCAACTACTGGTTTTAAATATTCAAAGCTGAGTGCATCTAATTGGATCCATCCATGATTCGATTATCCTTTCAAAGTTATCTCTTGAATATTTCAGACACTTGCTACATAACTTTGTTGGTGGATTTAGAAGTTCATTATAAAGCAGCTCAGACTAGGAGCAGTAAAACTCTCCTAGCGGGATTATCTTCTGGCAACGGTGTAAGTATAAAGGGACAACTACTTAAAATTACATTGTTTGATTTAGATAAATTAGATTCAGTTATCCACCATTGCTGGTATTATGTAGCTGTGGGCATCTTCATAGAAGCAGATAAATACTACTGTGCTAATGTTGAATTTTCATTCCTATAACTCAGCCTTAGCTGGAGACACAAACCCAAATATTTTGTGACTCAAAGGCATGAGTTCTTCAAATTGAATTTCTGAGTATCAACTGTTTCAACAAACTGATCTGAAGCAGTTCCTAGGAATTAGGCTGTTTGGCAAAATAAGGCTTTCTGTGGGCAGGAGAAGAAAAACTACTAGACTCCAGAGCAAAGGTGACCTGTACTGGATACTTTAAATTCTTCATTCGTTTTCTCTAGCCAAGCCAGTTTCCCTCTGAAATGGAGAGATCTCGAGTTAGGCAAGTAGGGATAGGTAACTCACCCTCATTAATTAAAGCCAGTGGTGGCACTCTGAAAGGACTCTTTGTAGGAGAAGTAGCTGGGTCAGGTGGTGGCCTTACATCTCTGTCTCTAGGGTAACCTGGGTCTCGCTGTATCTCGTTACCTCCCAGGAGAACAGGAGTGTATGGCTGGCTGTTGGGAATGTGCTGGGGCACAACTTGCACAAGAGGTGGAGACCCGTGGGTGTCCTGGCGCGAGAAGATTCTTAAGCACTGTTCTTCGAGCAGCGAGATAGTCACAGACTGATTATTGACAAGATCAGTTAGTGCTGCGTATTTTACTTCAAGCTCCTTGTATTTCGTTGCCATCTTCAACATTTCTGTTGTGACATTGAGGACTTTGTTTTCCAGTTGGGAAAGCTCAAGCGAGTTATCGCGCTTTCGAATGATCTCGTGCAGGAGCTGCATGTAGAGTTGGGTGACTCGAGAGTTCATGTTTCGACTTTCTTTCCTCAGTAGTTTGACTTCGTTCACAATGTTTCCGTCCACGTCCACTACCAGTTGCAAAATGTCAATCTCCCGCTTCTGCTTGGACAGCACATCCTTCAAGTTCTCGATGTCCATCCTGGTCACTTCATCTTTCCTGTTGCCGCTGCCTGGCCCGTTAGTGTTCACGCAGATTGGCCCTGTGATTTTTTGCTCAGGGACCAGGAAGGTGTAACCAcatttcttcccctcctctccatcTGCCGCACGAGGCTGCCTCCGCTGGGATGTTTTGCTGGGTGTGGATTGCTCTGTGCAGCGCCCGCTagacagcagcaggaacagtaGTACGCCGCCAGGCCATTGACGTGTCTTCATTTTAAGGCAAGTGTGAGGACTGACAGAAGAAACTatcaaaaaggagaaaagattaAAATCATTACATTAGGGCCATAACTAAGGCTCCTGTACTGCTCAAACTGCCTAAACTGGTGGTTTGCCATGCTTACACACTtagcatccctggaggggcttaaaagccatgtagatagagtgctgagggacatgggttagtgagctggcagtgctggattagtgatgggactcgatgatctgaaAGACCTCTTCCagtcaaaatgattctgtgattctaggtaaACAAGCCCTTGGAATCTCTTACTTAGAATTGGATTCCACTAGATTAGTTTCAAAGAATAGCTTTCTATTTTGAGCAGCAAACCCTGAAATATAGGTACTGGATTTAGGAGAGAAGTTGTTGCAATAGGCAGATTGTCAGAAACAATATTCTGCTGAGATGATGTATTACACTTCCATTGCAAATTTGATTGCTTAGATCTGTGCTGACTGCAATTAATTGCATAAGGTTACAGAGCATCCAGAGTGCACCCAGAACATGTTCATGGAAGGGAAACAGGGAGGCAGAGTGATAGCATGTTCAAAAAGATGTATATACATTGTGGAATCTGGATTATATAAGGCTTTCTGGTCCTTTGTTTTTAAGCTTTCTGTATATGTGAGTCTGTAGTTTGttctgtgctctgtcacctATTCCTATATACACACATTTCAAATGGATGTAGACACACATTTAATACTGGATTTGGATGTCGGTGTTAGGTAGCAGATGATCATAGGATATTTGTCTTAAACATTGACTATTACATATGGAAGTAACTTTAAATTCATAAGGAAGGCCTAGAACACTGTGCTCTGAATGTGTACCCCTACATAGTTGCCTTTGAGATGAGTATTTAATATTGTCACCCTATAGTTGTATTTGAGAAGGTTTTTATCCAAGTAGCACTCAAGTATCAGCTGCGTTGTCACTCTAAAGAACATAGTGAAGTGTTTCAATCAccttttaaataaaataattgTATTCCTTTTAACTTTGTGTAAAGAATTAAAATGGAGTGATCAAGAGccaaggtgtttttttttttagagagaCTTAGTGTTTAACTTTGGTTTTTAAATATTTGAGATAAAGGCAGCACTTACAGGAGAAAAACTTCATTTTTCATGTTTTACTTGCTTTGCCAAACAGATCACTCTTGATATCTCAGCTGCTGATCTGGCTTTCCCTTCCAGACTACTATTAGCAGTTGTACAAGGCCTTTTACAGTGGCCTTTGTATAGTGATTAAGAGAAAGTAAAACCAGAGAAATtttcagagccctcctgccaagTTCAAGTGCTTTTGGCAGTCTTGAAGCAGTCACCCTGAAGGAGAAGCTTGCATTCACATTCACATTTACAAACGATAAGGTGACTTTTGTGTCAGGTCACTTCTCTCAGTTCTGTTACTGACTTTATTATTACAAGTGATGTCTGCTCAGCCTTGAAGGGAGCATATTAAGTCTTTATTTTTTGGCTTCACTGAGAGCAGTGGTTGCAAACTGGAAACCATTCTGTCTGTGCAATCAGGGGTTCTATCTAGGAATCTTGATCAAATGTTCCATTCTTGTCTCTTGTCTGAGACTTATGTTGCTAACCCCACTTTGGAAGGGGAAATCATTGCTTACCCTGCATAAATGGAGGGAACACATTAGAGCTGGAGGAAGCCTGTATTTAAAAACTAGTTTCTATATGGTTTACAGCTAGTAGCATTTTGGTGTTTAGTATTAAATACTTTCTTTGGAAACCAGAACTTGGTTTAAAGTtttgttaatattttttttttgctgaaagtgtaacttttttttaaagggaaaaaaaaaaacctaaggaAAAGTATCACTTTTCTCTAGAGCTAATTGTGTATTTTTGTGTGATAATTTCAGACATTAATCACTTGAGCAGTGCTCAGAGTTGGAAGTTCATTAGGTTAAATTTTCACATGAATCATAGTGAACACATGGGaaacagctctgtgtgcagtTTTTAACTTGACAAGGATGAGCTGAATAATTGCCTGAAGTTTGAGACCTCTTCACATCTCCTAAATGATTTTTCAATGCTCTTGTGTTCAGTGTTTGCAGATGCAGCAGGGAAAGTGACTTGATGATGTATGGGTAAAGAAGAAGCCATAGTACAAGTCCAGTATGTTACTGGTTTCACAGTATATAATAGCTGTTTCATAGTCCGTAAAGGTGAATAGCACTTTAGTTCTTGGTAGTTTTTAAAGCCCCTCTGCATTTACTTAAATAATGAATGGCTTGGGGATTTTCCCCACAGCAACACAATTTTCCCCTGAAATACATTCAAACTTAATTGAGTCTTTCAAACTCAAACGTATTGCAGTGCAGCCCACTCACCAGGtattctgctgccctctgccttctgcctttcttttacTGTTCTGTGTGTTCATCTTGAACTTTTACATTTCTGTGTTG
This window harbors:
- the ANGPTL1 gene encoding angiopoietin-related protein 1, which codes for MKTRQWPGGVLLFLLLSSGRCTEQSTPSKTSQRRQPRAADGEEGKKCGYTFLVPEQKITGPICVNTNGPGSGNRKDEVTRMDIENLKDVLSKQKREIDILQLVVDVDGNIVNEVKLLRKESRNMNSRVTQLYMQLLHEIIRKRDNSLELSQLENKVLNVTTEMLKMATKYKELEVKYAALTDLVNNQSVTISLLEEQCLRIFSRQDTHGSPPLVQVVPQHIPNSQPYTPVLLGGNEIQRDPGYPRDRDVRPPPDPATSPTKSPFRVPPLALINEGPFKDCQQAKEAGHSNSGIYMIKPEHSNEPMQLWCENSLDPGGWAVIQKRTDGSVNFFRNWDSYKKGFGNIDGEYWLGLENIYMLTNQDNYRLLIELEDWSNKKVYAEYSSFRLEPESEFYRLRLGTYQGNAGDSMIWHNGKQFTTLDRDRDMYSGNCAHFHKGGWWYNACAHSNLNGVWYRGGHYRSKYQDGIFWAEYRGGSYSLKAVQMMIRPID